The following coding sequences lie in one Streptomyces sp. NBC_00510 genomic window:
- a CDS encoding glycoside hydrolase family 127 protein produces the protein MTQPIPAPVLPTHGSRRPLGLGEVRITGGFWARRQQVNASATLDHCRQWMERVGWIDNFRVAAKGGPLGERRRGREFSDSEVYKLLEAMVWEAARTPGSALDAAVDDLTDTVVAAQEADGYLNTAFGHPGRPPRYSDLEWGHELYCSGHLIQAGVAQLRTRGDGALAKAAIRAADHICHVFGPGGANPGLCGHPEIETALTELHRATGERRYLDQAALFLDRRGHGTLAGGEFGPGYFQDDVPVRRAHTLHGHAVRALYLASGAVDVAVETGDDALLAAVVRQWEHATARRTYLTGGMGSHHSDEGFGEDFVLPPDRAYSETCASVASVMLSWRLLLATGDPRYADLAERTLYNVIATSPADDGRSFFYANTLHQRVRRTVPLHDSDRPRPESGLRAPWFAVSCCLPNVARTLAALDGYVATADADGLQLFQYADAEITTRTAGGERLALRVRTGYPADGTVAVTVDEAPAARWSLSLRVPGWAGAGARLVTPDGQRGPVPPGMAVVPGTLRPGDEVRLELPVAPRWVHPDPRVDAVRGAIALERGPVVYCVESPDLPDGRDVDAVAVDPSVPPRDGEDDRVVVAGELTAAHATGWWPYAHDRPPVPAGERTELTLVPYLTWASRGPSTMRVWMPTTPGAAGEPAPAPEV, from the coding sequence ATGACACAGCCGATCCCGGCTCCCGTGCTGCCCACCCACGGCAGCCGACGTCCTCTCGGCCTCGGTGAAGTCCGCATCACCGGCGGCTTCTGGGCCCGACGCCAGCAGGTCAACGCCTCCGCCACCCTCGACCACTGCCGGCAGTGGATGGAACGCGTCGGCTGGATCGACAACTTCCGCGTCGCCGCGAAGGGCGGCCCCCTCGGCGAACGCCGCCGGGGACGGGAGTTCTCCGACTCCGAGGTCTACAAGCTCCTCGAAGCCATGGTGTGGGAGGCGGCCCGCACCCCCGGCAGCGCCCTCGACGCCGCCGTCGACGACCTCACCGACACCGTCGTCGCCGCCCAGGAGGCCGACGGCTACCTGAACACGGCCTTCGGGCACCCCGGCCGGCCACCGCGCTACAGCGACCTCGAATGGGGCCACGAGCTCTACTGCTCCGGCCACCTCATCCAGGCCGGCGTGGCCCAGCTGCGCACCCGCGGCGACGGCGCGCTGGCCAAGGCGGCGATCCGCGCCGCCGACCACATCTGCCACGTCTTCGGACCCGGGGGCGCCAACCCCGGTCTGTGCGGGCACCCCGAGATCGAGACCGCGCTGACCGAACTCCACCGTGCCACCGGCGAACGCCGCTACCTCGACCAGGCCGCCCTCTTCCTCGACCGCCGCGGCCACGGCACCTTGGCAGGGGGCGAGTTCGGCCCCGGGTACTTCCAGGACGACGTCCCCGTACGGCGGGCGCACACCCTGCACGGGCACGCCGTCCGGGCCCTGTACCTGGCGTCCGGCGCCGTCGACGTGGCCGTCGAGACCGGCGACGACGCACTGCTCGCCGCCGTCGTCCGGCAGTGGGAGCACGCCACCGCCCGCCGCACCTACCTCACCGGGGGCATGGGCTCCCACCACAGCGACGAGGGGTTCGGCGAGGACTTCGTCCTGCCCCCGGACCGCGCCTACTCCGAGACCTGCGCCTCCGTCGCCTCGGTCATGCTCAGCTGGCGCCTCCTGCTGGCGACCGGCGACCCCCGCTACGCCGACCTCGCCGAACGCACCCTCTACAACGTCATCGCCACCTCGCCCGCGGACGACGGCCGCTCCTTCTTCTACGCCAACACCCTCCACCAGCGCGTGCGCCGGACCGTCCCCCTGCACGACAGCGACCGCCCGCGCCCCGAATCCGGCCTGCGCGCCCCGTGGTTCGCCGTCTCCTGCTGCCTGCCGAACGTGGCGCGCACCTTGGCCGCGCTCGACGGCTACGTCGCCACCGCCGACGCCGACGGGCTGCAGCTTTTCCAGTACGCCGACGCCGAGATCACCACCCGCACGGCCGGCGGGGAACGCCTCGCGCTGCGCGTGCGGACCGGCTACCCCGCGGACGGCACGGTCGCCGTCACCGTCGACGAGGCGCCCGCGGCGCGGTGGAGCCTGTCCCTGCGCGTGCCCGGCTGGGCGGGCGCGGGGGCCCGGCTCGTGACCCCCGACGGACAGCGCGGGCCCGTACCGCCCGGCATGGCCGTCGTCCCGGGGACGCTGCGCCCCGGCGACGAGGTCCGCCTCGAACTCCCCGTCGCCCCCCGGTGGGTGCACCCCGACCCGCGGGTCGACGCGGTACGGGGCGCGATCGCCCTGGAGCGCGGCCCCGTGGTCTACTGCGTCGAGTCCCCCGACCTCCCGGACGGCCGCGACGTCGACGCGGTCGCCGTGGACCCCTCCGTCCCGCCGCGCGACGGGGAGGACGACCGGGTGGTCGTCGCGGGTGAGCTGACCGCCGCGCACGCCACGGGGTGGTGGCCCTACGCGCACGACCGCCCCCCGGTCCCGGCCGGTGAGCGCACGGAGCTGACACTGGTGCCGTACCTCACCTGGGCGAGCCGCGGGCCCTCCACAATGCGCGTCTGGATGCCCACCACCCCGGGTGCCGCGGGGGAGCCCGCCCCGGCGCCGGAAGTCTGA
- a CDS encoding LysR substrate-binding domain-containing protein — protein MDEHPGGAAALELRHLRCLVAILDAGSFTDAAIDLGISQAAVSRNLLSLERVLGVRLLHRTSRAVAPTTAGVQVLARARVLLGGVDELVREVTTGHNRLHIGHAWSAFGRRTTEFQRVWRDRHPGVELQLIRHNTPTAGLAEGLCDLAVVRAPIDLDRWSHALVGHEPRYVALAADDPWARRRSVRLAEIAARTLVVDRRTGTTSPDLWPEGDRPAVEYTHDIDDWLAAIATGRRVGVTPRSTSAQYRRDGIVYRPLRDAAPVAVHLIWRRHDPHPATHAAVALAMELYRAEDRRD, from the coding sequence ATGGACGAGCACCCTGGAGGAGCGGCCGCACTCGAGCTCCGGCACCTGCGCTGCCTGGTCGCCATCCTCGACGCGGGCAGCTTCACCGACGCCGCCATCGACCTCGGGATCTCCCAGGCGGCGGTCTCCCGCAACCTGCTGTCGCTGGAGCGCGTCCTCGGGGTGCGACTGCTGCACCGCACCAGCCGTGCGGTCGCCCCGACCACCGCGGGCGTGCAGGTCCTCGCCCGGGCCCGGGTCCTGCTGGGCGGTGTCGACGAGCTCGTCAGGGAGGTCACGACCGGTCACAACCGGCTGCACATCGGCCACGCCTGGTCCGCCTTCGGCCGCCGCACCACCGAGTTCCAGCGCGTCTGGCGCGACCGCCACCCCGGCGTGGAGCTCCAGCTCATCCGCCACAACACCCCCACCGCCGGTCTTGCCGAGGGCCTCTGCGACCTCGCGGTCGTCCGCGCCCCCATCGACCTGGACCGCTGGTCCCACGCGCTCGTCGGTCACGAACCGCGCTATGTCGCCCTCGCCGCGGACGACCCCTGGGCGCGACGGCGCAGCGTCCGGCTCGCCGAGATCGCCGCCCGCACGCTGGTCGTCGACCGGCGGACCGGCACGACCAGCCCCGACCTGTGGCCCGAGGGCGACCGGCCGGCCGTCGAGTACACCCACGACATCGACGACTGGCTCGCCGCGATCGCCACCGGCCGCCGCGTCGGCGTCACCCCGCGCTCCACCTCCGCCCAGTACCGCCGCGACGGCATCGTGTACCGCCCGCTGCGGGACGCCGCCCCCGTCGCCGTGCACCTCATCTGGCGCCGCCACGACCCGCACCCGGCCACCCACGCGGCCGTCGCGCTGGCCATGGAGCTGTACCGCGCCGAGGACCGCCGGGACTAG
- a CDS encoding alpha/beta hydrolase: MDDATTGPPPAQRREGEVVTNDGVRLRYTEAGAGEPFVLVPGFAQSAAEFGPQIDGLSDRRRVIAPDHRGHGRSARPAHGYRIARLAMDLHNLLEALALRDVTLLAHSMGCPVVWSYWDLFGGERIARLILVDQPPVISSALAGAGEEAPPSAVFTPEMSQGIVAGLRGTPDSAAATSRAVVGMLHGPSLPDADVEWLVEQNRLLPPRHAAALHLDHYGGDWRDVLPRIDVPTLVIGGELSIFPPGTAEWVASLIPGARARVFSAAEGGSHLMFRENPALFNRVVADFLDEP, translated from the coding sequence ATGGACGACGCGACGACCGGCCCCCCGCCCGCGCAACGCCGCGAGGGCGAGGTGGTCACCAACGACGGAGTGCGCCTGCGCTACACGGAGGCGGGCGCCGGGGAGCCGTTCGTCCTCGTCCCGGGTTTCGCGCAGAGCGCCGCCGAGTTCGGCCCGCAGATCGACGGGCTGAGCGACCGCCGCCGCGTGATCGCGCCCGACCACCGTGGGCACGGCCGGTCCGCGAGACCCGCCCACGGCTACCGGATCGCCCGGCTGGCGATGGACCTGCACAACCTCCTGGAGGCCCTGGCCCTGCGGGACGTCACCCTGCTCGCCCACTCCATGGGCTGCCCGGTCGTGTGGTCCTACTGGGACCTCTTCGGCGGCGAGCGGATCGCTCGCCTGATTCTGGTCGACCAGCCGCCCGTGATCTCCTCGGCGCTCGCCGGCGCCGGGGAGGAGGCGCCGCCGTCGGCGGTGTTCACCCCGGAGATGTCCCAGGGCATCGTCGCCGGGCTGCGCGGCACGCCCGACAGCGCCGCCGCCACATCACGTGCCGTCGTCGGCATGCTGCACGGCCCGTCCCTCCCGGACGCGGACGTGGAGTGGCTCGTGGAGCAGAACCGGCTCCTCCCGCCGCGGCACGCCGCCGCGCTGCACCTGGACCACTACGGGGGCGACTGGCGGGACGTCCTGCCCCGGATCGACGTCCCCACCCTCGTCATCGGCGGCGAGCTGAGCATCTTCCCGCCCGGCACGGCCGAGTGGGTCGCCTCCCTCATCCCCGGTGCGCGGGCACGCGTCTTCTCCGCGGCCGAGGGCGGCAGCCACCTCATGTTCCGGGAGAACCCGGCCCTGTTCAACCGCGTCGTGGCCGACTTCCTCGACGAGCCGTGA
- a CDS encoding metallophosphoesterase, translating to MSNPRHPSPGRRSLLQAAVAVPAVGAAASILGTGTAQAAPRNQDPGTAGSRDRGFDEESPRFALAVLPDTQYLFDADSADPEPLKATFRYLVAEREEVNIAFMTHLGDVTEHGTEQEIELAADTFRTIHGKVPYSVLAGNHDINGGTDDQRGDTAYLRAFGPKRFTAMPTFGGSSPDGYNSYHVLRAAGREWLVLALDWRASDKGLAWAQGVLDAHPTLPAVLTTHDIAWAEDDGEAHLSDNGQRLWDRIIRGNDQIFLALGGHYWPPGRTVLTNDAGHDVHVHITNYQDRYYGGAGMVRLYAFDTVRNVVDVETFSPWFLARDPAKRTPLEAETIELTGDVDRFSLAIDFAERFRGFDQVTPPKPRPAHRVMPKGTVAYWRFDAEGLAGAGRPGSTVAAGTVARDLSGNGNDLAVRLLHDSAAEVLTWSAEHHTGQPAHASLRFDGGKGPDRGAVLTTKATAPLNSMKFRKGFTIETFIRLPEPFEGDHAWMGILSWEGRNGDAGKTTGWSTDEPTCSLNVTPERFLQFVLYPDVQDADPTSWSHALPVGRWTHIAVVNDGRRTVMYVDGSKIARNPSQPATGIETLGKPFVIGGTQFAEQFGQGFYGWIGDTRIVERALAPAEFMTPRA from the coding sequence ATGAGCAATCCCCGCCATCCCAGCCCGGGACGCCGATCGCTGCTGCAGGCGGCGGTCGCCGTGCCCGCGGTGGGCGCCGCGGCGTCGATCCTCGGCACCGGCACGGCGCAGGCCGCGCCCCGGAACCAGGACCCCGGCACGGCCGGCTCCCGGGACCGTGGCTTCGACGAGGAGAGCCCCCGCTTCGCCCTGGCGGTGCTGCCCGACACGCAGTACCTCTTCGACGCCGACAGCGCCGACCCCGAGCCGCTGAAGGCGACCTTCCGCTACCTGGTGGCGGAGCGCGAGGAGGTCAACATCGCGTTCATGACCCATCTCGGAGACGTCACCGAGCACGGCACCGAGCAGGAGATCGAGCTCGCCGCCGACACCTTCCGCACCATCCACGGCAAGGTCCCCTACAGCGTCCTCGCGGGCAACCACGACATCAACGGCGGCACCGACGACCAGCGGGGCGACACCGCGTACCTGCGGGCCTTCGGGCCGAAGCGGTTCACCGCCATGCCGACGTTCGGCGGTTCCTCGCCCGACGGCTACAACAGCTACCACGTGCTGCGCGCGGCCGGCCGCGAGTGGCTGGTGCTCGCCCTGGACTGGCGCGCCTCGGACAAGGGCCTGGCGTGGGCGCAGGGCGTCCTCGACGCACACCCGACCCTGCCCGCCGTCCTCACCACGCACGACATCGCCTGGGCCGAGGACGACGGCGAGGCGCACTTGAGCGACAACGGGCAGCGCCTGTGGGACCGCATCATCCGCGGCAACGACCAGATCTTCCTCGCGCTGGGCGGTCACTACTGGCCGCCCGGCCGGACCGTGCTCACCAACGACGCGGGCCACGACGTGCACGTCCACATCACCAACTACCAGGACCGCTACTACGGCGGCGCCGGCATGGTCCGGCTCTACGCCTTCGACACGGTGCGCAACGTCGTCGACGTGGAGACCTTCTCCCCCTGGTTCCTCGCCCGCGACCCCGCCAAGCGGACGCCGCTGGAGGCGGAGACCATCGAACTGACCGGCGACGTGGACCGGTTCAGCCTCGCGATCGACTTCGCCGAGCGCTTCCGCGGCTTCGACCAGGTGACCCCGCCGAAGCCCCGTCCCGCGCACCGCGTGATGCCCAAGGGCACGGTGGCGTACTGGCGTTTCGACGCCGAGGGCCTGGCCGGCGCGGGCCGCCCCGGTTCCACCGTCGCCGCGGGCACCGTGGCGCGCGACCTGAGCGGCAACGGCAACGACCTGGCGGTGCGGCTCCTGCACGACAGCGCCGCCGAGGTCCTCACCTGGTCGGCGGAGCACCACACCGGCCAGCCGGCCCACGCCAGCCTGCGGTTCGACGGCGGCAAGGGCCCCGACCGGGGCGCGGTCCTCACCACGAAGGCCACGGCGCCGCTCAACAGCATGAAGTTCCGCAAGGGCTTCACCATCGAGACCTTCATCAGGCTTCCCGAGCCCTTCGAGGGCGACCACGCCTGGATGGGCATCCTCAGCTGGGAGGGCCGCAACGGCGACGCCGGGAAGACCACGGGCTGGTCGACCGACGAGCCCACGTGCAGCCTCAACGTCACGCCCGAGCGGTTCCTGCAGTTCGTCCTCTACCCGGACGTCCAGGACGCCGACCCGACCTCGTGGAGCCACGCCCTGCCCGTCGGCCGCTGGACCCACATCGCGGTCGTCAACGACGGCCGCCGCACGGTGATGTACGTCGACGGCTCGAAGATCGCCCGCAACCCGTCCCAGCCGGCCACCGGCATCGAGACGCTGGGCAAGCCCTTCGTCATCGGGGGGACGCAGTTCGCGGAGCAGTTCGGGCAGGGCTTCTACGGCTGGATCGGCGACACCCGCATCGTCGAACGCGCCCTGGCACCGGCGGAGTTCATGACGCCCCGCGCGTGA
- a CDS encoding FHA domain-containing protein, protein MPPEIVGRRGSLAGERFGIGDKPLTFGRKAGNTVVIASVSVSRLHAEVRREGHGFVLYDRASSNGTRVNGERVTSHVLQPGDEISIGDETFGFEAADAMETILDLSLLEALMPPAEPEEPGPVLKVTVAGGGPVGLAFALLLENLMGRRVSVTVYDARWAQDGDRVVWKDEGQGNIRRQQVVTVQSRQYLNLPEEVQARLFTEGTYTEMWPAGPDSIRGFNPRNIRIAYVEDTLLDLANAKRDRIRLVPARFDAAERQETVAQDHVLAICEGGRSRTREHFAARFGTADTSIYSLDGEHLQDVVLGLRVKSRLSDPMTVLLTVAQNRFLLNSLRGEGFLNMRLTDAEAREVVGIDPVRQVFEQCIASRPCVMSRDGHGDFHCSTHSTFFLPALIKGSALWQRVKEGLTLFDVDEQDLTAITAFRLDMVQRPRFTARLHPATAATPGTYGFLLGDAANAIHFWPGRGLNSGLASAVSLARTLSGTWRGRPLRDADFVRHEAAMSMLQYRHKSRAWNAMITTDENGVGQAIKDKIARSIEESAAGKPDREADLDALMEQLRAIRDRLAPRIAGMPDDTTLREQLDRLGSETLRTLRDSGPWDTVTVGGEEVDIDIFYRDARPASRTAPVAG, encoded by the coding sequence ATGCCTCCTGAGATAGTCGGGCGTCGAGGCTCGTTGGCAGGGGAGAGGTTCGGGATCGGCGACAAGCCCCTGACGTTCGGGCGCAAGGCCGGGAACACGGTGGTGATCGCCAGCGTCAGCGTCTCCCGTCTGCACGCGGAGGTGCGCCGCGAGGGCCACGGGTTCGTGCTCTACGACCGGGCGAGCAGCAACGGGACGCGGGTCAACGGGGAGCGCGTGACGTCGCACGTGCTGCAGCCGGGCGACGAGATCTCCATCGGCGACGAGACCTTCGGCTTCGAGGCCGCCGACGCGATGGAGACCATCCTGGACCTCTCCCTGCTGGAGGCGCTGATGCCACCGGCGGAACCGGAGGAACCCGGGCCGGTGCTGAAGGTGACGGTGGCGGGCGGCGGCCCGGTGGGGCTGGCGTTCGCGCTCCTGCTGGAGAACCTGATGGGCCGGCGGGTCTCCGTCACCGTCTACGACGCCCGCTGGGCGCAGGACGGGGACCGCGTCGTCTGGAAGGACGAGGGGCAGGGCAACATCCGCCGGCAGCAGGTCGTGACGGTGCAGAGCCGGCAGTACCTGAACCTGCCCGAGGAGGTGCAGGCCCGGCTGTTCACCGAGGGCACGTACACCGAGATGTGGCCCGCGGGGCCCGACTCGATCCGCGGTTTCAACCCGCGCAACATACGTATCGCCTACGTCGAGGACACGCTGCTGGACCTCGCCAACGCCAAGCGCGACCGCATCCGCCTGGTGCCCGCCCGGTTCGACGCGGCCGAACGGCAGGAGACGGTGGCCCAGGACCACGTCCTGGCGATCTGCGAGGGCGGCCGGTCCCGCACGCGTGAGCACTTCGCCGCCAGGTTCGGGACCGCCGACACGTCCATCTACTCGCTCGACGGCGAGCACCTCCAGGACGTGGTGCTGGGCCTGCGCGTGAAGTCGCGGCTCTCCGACCCCATGACGGTCCTGCTGACCGTCGCGCAGAATCGCTTCCTCCTCAACTCCCTGCGCGGCGAGGGCTTCCTGAACATGCGTCTGACCGACGCCGAGGCGCGGGAGGTCGTCGGGATCGACCCCGTGCGGCAGGTCTTCGAGCAGTGCATCGCCTCCCGCCCCTGCGTGATGAGCCGCGACGGCCACGGGGACTTCCACTGCTCCACCCACAGCACGTTCTTCCTGCCCGCCCTCATCAAGGGTTCGGCGCTCTGGCAGCGCGTCAAGGAGGGCCTGACGCTCTTCGACGTCGACGAGCAGGACCTGACCGCGATCACCGCCTTCCGGCTGGACATGGTGCAGCGGCCGCGTTTCACGGCGCGCCTCCACCCGGCGACCGCGGCCACCCCGGGGACGTACGGGTTCCTGCTCGGGGACGCCGCCAACGCCATCCACTTCTGGCCCGGGCGCGGCCTGAACAGCGGCCTGGCCTCGGCCGTCTCGCTCGCCCGTACGCTCAGCGGCACCTGGCGCGGCAGGCCGTTGCGCGACGCGGACTTCGTACGGCACGAGGCGGCGATGTCGATGCTCCAGTACCGGCACAAGAGCCGCGCCTGGAACGCGATGATCACCACGGACGAGAACGGGGTGGGCCAGGCGATCAAGGACAAGATCGCGCGGAGCATCGAGGAGTCCGCCGCCGGGAAGCCGGACCGCGAGGCCGACCTCGACGCCCTCATGGAGCAGCTCCGCGCGATCCGGGACCGGCTCGCCCCGCGCATCGCCGGGATGCCGGACGACACCACCCTGCGGGAGCAGCTGGACAGGCTCGGGAGCGAGACGCTGCGCACCCTGCGGGACAGCGGTCCGTGGGACACCGTCACCGTCGGCGGCGAGGAGGTCGACATCGACATCTTCTACCGGGACGCACGGCCCGCGTCGCGCACGGCCCCGGTGGCCGGCTGA
- a CDS encoding EamA family transporter, which produces MLGSGLSNQVGASVAALAFPVIGPLGVVAVRQWVAAAVLCGAGRPRMRAFTAAQWRPVLALAVVFAAMNLSLYTAVDRIGLGLAVTLEFLGPLAVALIGSRRRTHVLCALAVAAAVVVLTRPQPSTDYPGIGLALLAAACWACYIVLNRVVGGRLPGLQGPAAAAAVSGAAYLPAGALALWWRPPTLTALACAVTAGILSSAVPFLSDLLALRRVPAHFFGVFMSVNPVFAALVGLVVLDQHLDPAAWLATFVIVAANAVAVGTDARPDGTPVARSPRSTGGAG; this is translated from the coding sequence ATGCTGGGCAGCGGCCTGTCCAACCAGGTCGGCGCCTCCGTCGCCGCCCTGGCCTTCCCCGTGATCGGGCCGCTGGGCGTGGTGGCGGTCCGTCAGTGGGTGGCCGCGGCGGTGCTGTGCGGGGCGGGCCGGCCCCGGATGCGGGCCTTCACCGCCGCGCAGTGGCGCCCGGTCCTCGCCCTGGCGGTGGTGTTCGCGGCGATGAACCTCTCCCTCTACACCGCAGTCGACCGCATCGGTCTGGGGCTCGCCGTCACCCTGGAGTTCCTCGGGCCGCTGGCCGTGGCCCTGATCGGCTCGCGCCGCCGCACGCACGTGCTGTGCGCGCTGGCCGTCGCGGCCGCCGTGGTCGTCCTGACCCGCCCCCAGCCCTCCACCGACTACCCGGGCATCGGCCTCGCGCTGCTCGCCGCGGCCTGCTGGGCCTGCTACATCGTGCTCAACCGCGTCGTCGGCGGCCGCCTGCCCGGGCTGCAGGGCCCGGCAGCCGCCGCTGCCGTCTCCGGCGCCGCCTACCTGCCTGCCGGCGCGCTGGCCCTGTGGTGGCGTCCGCCCACCCTCACCGCCCTGGCCTGCGCCGTGACCGCCGGGATCCTCTCCTCCGCCGTACCGTTCCTGTCCGACCTGCTGGCGCTCCGCCGGGTCCCGGCGCACTTCTTCGGCGTCTTCATGAGCGTGAACCCGGTCTTCGCCGCGCTCGTCGGCCTGGTCGTCCTCGACCAGCACCTCGACCCGGCCGCCTGGCTCGCCACGTTCGTGATCGTCGCCGCGAACGCGGTCGCGGTCGGCACGGACGCGCGGCCGGATGGAACCCCGGTCGCACGGTCGCCCCGGAGCACCGGCGGCGCCGGCTGA
- a CDS encoding SpoIIE family protein phosphatase, with the protein MRGPGIDYQAVFEASPSAMLVLDLALVIVDANASYRRLFDRGRDQLVGRYVFDAYPDNPDDPHGAGRGDMEASMRRVVETGAPDAAGPMRYDVEDPDRPGEFAERYWSPINAPVLDAAGRVVLLVHRLAELTDLVRSGGPAVDDRHLQMEADLYARSRELRQVNERLRQSHAREREVALALQEAMLPAPQPLAHHRAAVRYRPAVHALGVCGDWYDVTQLPSGDDAVAVGDVVGHGLAAAGVMGQLRSALSAAIRVVDGPAKALDGLDLYARSVDGALSTTAVQTVVARCGHRITYSSAGHPPPALAGPDGTVRFLDRATDPPLGAASDHTPRPQATTTYVDGSSLVLYTDGLIERRGEDIDLGLRRLADRLAEHRRQGPEELADTLIALSAGTDDTAVVVVRL; encoded by the coding sequence GTGCGAGGACCGGGGATCGACTACCAGGCCGTCTTCGAGGCGTCACCCAGCGCGATGCTGGTGCTCGACCTCGCGCTGGTCATCGTGGACGCGAACGCGTCCTACCGGCGGCTGTTCGACCGTGGCCGGGACCAGCTCGTCGGCCGCTACGTCTTCGACGCCTACCCCGACAACCCCGACGACCCGCACGGTGCCGGACGCGGGGACATGGAGGCGTCGATGCGCCGGGTGGTGGAGACGGGCGCCCCGGACGCCGCCGGCCCCATGCGGTACGACGTCGAGGACCCGGACCGGCCGGGGGAGTTCGCCGAGCGTTACTGGAGCCCCATCAACGCCCCCGTCCTGGACGCCGCAGGACGCGTCGTCCTGCTCGTGCACCGGCTCGCCGAGCTCACCGACCTCGTGCGCTCCGGCGGTCCCGCCGTCGACGACCGCCACCTGCAGATGGAGGCCGACCTGTACGCCCGCTCCCGCGAGTTGCGGCAGGTCAACGAGCGGCTGCGCCAGTCCCACGCACGCGAACGCGAGGTCGCCCTCGCCCTGCAGGAGGCGATGCTGCCCGCCCCGCAACCACTGGCCCACCACCGGGCAGCTGTCCGCTACCGGCCCGCGGTCCACGCCCTGGGCGTCTGCGGTGACTGGTACGACGTGACCCAACTGCCCTCCGGTGACGACGCCGTGGCGGTCGGGGACGTCGTCGGCCACGGTCTGGCCGCCGCCGGGGTCATGGGCCAGCTGCGCAGCGCCCTCAGTGCCGCGATCCGCGTCGTGGACGGCCCCGCGAAGGCGCTTGACGGGCTCGACCTGTACGCCCGCTCCGTCGACGGGGCCCTGTCGACCACCGCGGTGCAGACCGTCGTCGCCCGGTGCGGCCACCGCATCACGTACAGCAGTGCCGGCCACCCGCCGCCGGCCCTGGCCGGCCCCGACGGCACCGTGCGCTTCCTGGACCGGGCGACCGACCCACCGCTGGGTGCCGCCTCCGACCACACCCCCCGTCCCCAGGCCACCACCACCTACGTGGACGGCTCCAGCCTCGTCCTGTACACCGACGGGCTGATCGAACGCCGCGGGGAGGACATCGACCTCGGCCTGCGGCGCCTCGCCGACCGGCTCGCCGAACACCGCCGGCAGGGCCCCGAGGAACTGGCGGACACCCTGATCGCCCTGAGCGCCGGCACCGACGACACGGCCGTGGTCGTCGTCCGCCTCTGA
- a CDS encoding threonine synthase, translating into MTLPFSVLTHLECARCGRRHDADRVQNLCACGSPLLARYDLDRIRDSLTPADLAGRPQNLWRYHELLPVRDPAHVVTLGEGMTPLVPLPRYGAAIGVPGLVMKDEGLIPTGSFKARGAAVGVARALELGARGIAMPTNGNAGAAWATYAARAGLDALVAMPADAPSITRAECAAAGAELYLVNGLIGDAGRLVAEKIAAEPGVWMDAATLKEPYRIEGKKTMGLEIAEQLGWRAPDVIVYPTGGGVGLIGIHKALVELRALGWLQGPMPRLVSVQASGCAPIVRAFEKGERTSEPWQDARTVAFGITVPKALGDFLVLDALYETDGRAVAVDDEELLADRDRCAAADGALLCPEGAATLSAVRVLREQGWLSGDEEVVVLNTGAAAKYPETFRVDPPVLELTDRIP; encoded by the coding sequence ATGACCTTGCCATTCAGTGTGCTGACGCATCTGGAGTGCGCGCGGTGCGGCCGCCGCCACGACGCCGACCGGGTGCAGAACCTGTGCGCGTGCGGATCGCCGCTCCTCGCCCGCTACGACCTGGACCGGATCCGGGACTCCCTCACGCCCGCGGACCTCGCCGGCCGCCCGCAGAACCTGTGGCGCTACCACGAACTGCTTCCCGTACGCGATCCGGCACACGTCGTCACCCTCGGCGAGGGCATGACGCCCCTGGTGCCGCTGCCGCGGTACGGCGCGGCGATCGGCGTGCCGGGACTGGTGATGAAGGACGAGGGGCTGATACCCACGGGCAGCTTCAAGGCGCGGGGTGCGGCCGTCGGCGTGGCCAGGGCCCTCGAACTGGGCGCGCGCGGGATCGCCATGCCCACCAACGGCAACGCGGGGGCGGCGTGGGCGACCTACGCCGCGCGGGCGGGCCTGGACGCGCTCGTCGCGATGCCGGCGGACGCGCCGTCGATCACCCGGGCCGAATGCGCTGCCGCCGGGGCCGAGCTGTACCTGGTGAACGGCCTGATCGGCGACGCGGGCCGCCTGGTGGCGGAGAAGATCGCCGCCGAGCCCGGTGTCTGGATGGACGCGGCGACGCTGAAGGAGCCGTACCGCATCGAGGGCAAGAAGACCATGGGTCTGGAGATCGCCGAGCAGCTCGGCTGGCGCGCGCCGGACGTCATCGTCTACCCCACCGGCGGCGGCGTCGGTCTCATCGGCATCCACAAGGCCCTGGTCGAACTGCGGGCCCTGGGGTGGCTGCAGGGGCCGATGCCGCGGCTGGTGAGCGTGCAGGCCTCCGGCTGCGCCCCCATCGTGCGCGCCTTCGAGAAGGGCGAGCGCACCAGTGAGCCGTGGCAGGACGCGCGCACGGTCGCGTTCGGCATCACCGTGCCCAAGGCGCTGGGCGACTTCCTCGTCCTGGACGCGCTGTACGAGACCGACGGCCGGGCCGTCGCCGTCGACGACGAGGAGCTGCTCGCCGACCGCGACAGGTGCGCCGCCGCCGACGGTGCCTTGCTGTGCCCGGAGGGCGCGGCGACGCTGTCGGCGGTGCGGGTCCTGCGCGAGCAGGGCTGGCTGTCCGGCGACGAGGAGGTGGTGGTGCTGAACACCGGGGCGGCGGCCAAGTACCCGGAGACCTTCCGGGTCGACCCGCCGGTCCTGGAGCTCACCGACCGCATCCCGTAG